A region of Piscinibacter gummiphilus DNA encodes the following proteins:
- the gspN gene encoding type II secretion system protein N — translation MARKLVVRRIRGRRFVNSMAPTGWGDSTLAETAWERSRSAASRWAIAGVVVGVFTALVVFAPAEWLARMVASGTSQRVLLSDARGTLWSGSAVVVLTGGPGSRDATALPGRFEWTLGLAGTALSLKARHDCCLNDTVTMRLKPGFGRMSATLVPPPGWVGQWPSALLSGLGTPFNTLQLGGRMRVLSPGLTVEWVQGRVIFDGALDVEVLQASSRLTTLDTLGSYRFSINGNASRPGEPSQVTLVTTEGALKLSGSGTWSANGLRFRGEATATENEAAALSNLLNIIGRRSGARSVISIG, via the coding sequence ATGGCCCGCAAACTGGTCGTGCGCCGCATCCGCGGGCGCCGCTTCGTCAACAGCATGGCCCCCACCGGATGGGGCGACTCCACCCTCGCCGAGACCGCGTGGGAACGCTCGCGCAGCGCCGCCTCGCGCTGGGCCATCGCCGGCGTCGTGGTGGGCGTGTTCACCGCCCTCGTGGTCTTCGCGCCCGCCGAATGGCTGGCCCGCATGGTGGCCTCCGGCACGTCGCAGCGCGTGCTGCTGTCCGACGCCCGCGGCACCCTCTGGTCCGGCAGCGCCGTGGTGGTGCTCACCGGTGGCCCCGGCAGCCGCGACGCCACCGCCCTGCCCGGCCGCTTCGAATGGACGCTGGGCCTCGCCGGCACCGCGCTGTCCCTCAAGGCGCGCCACGACTGCTGCCTCAACGACACCGTCACCATGCGGCTCAAGCCGGGCTTCGGCCGCATGTCCGCCACGCTCGTGCCGCCGCCGGGCTGGGTGGGCCAGTGGCCCAGCGCGCTGCTGAGCGGCCTGGGCACGCCCTTCAACACGCTGCAGCTGGGTGGCCGCATGCGCGTGCTGTCGCCCGGCCTCACCGTGGAATGGGTGCAGGGCCGCGTGATCTTCGACGGCGCCCTCGACGTGGAAGTGCTGCAGGCGTCGTCTCGCCTGACCACGCTCGACACGCTCGGCAGCTACCGCTTCAGCATCAACGGCAACGCGAGCCGTCCGGGGGAACCGTCGCAGGTCACCCTCGTCACCACGGAGGGCGCACTCAAGCTCTCGGGATCGGGCACCTGGTCGGCCAACGGCCTGCGCTTCCGCGGTGAAGCCACGGCCACCGAAAACGAGGCCGCCGCCCTGTCCAACCTGCTCAATATCATCGGACGGCGCAGCGGCGCCCGGTCCGTCATCTCGATCGGATAA
- the gspM gene encoding type II secretion system protein GspM, whose translation MSTAPKRALPPALVEAQKHAAERWKALAERERLAVIAAATLIGVWIVWAIAIQPAWRTLQQAPKQIDALDVQLQAMQRLAAETRELRAVAAVGQSQQQEALKAATDRLGAEKARIAVQGDRATLTLTGVTGEQLRAWLGEVRSGARVRPVETQLSRGPTGYTGTVIVALGGGV comes from the coding sequence ATGAGCACCGCACCGAAACGCGCGCTGCCGCCGGCCCTCGTCGAGGCGCAGAAACACGCCGCCGAACGCTGGAAGGCGCTGGCCGAACGCGAGCGCCTCGCGGTCATCGCCGCCGCCACGCTGATCGGCGTCTGGATCGTGTGGGCCATCGCCATCCAGCCGGCCTGGCGCACGTTGCAGCAGGCCCCGAAGCAGATCGACGCCCTCGACGTGCAGCTGCAGGCCATGCAGCGCCTCGCCGCGGAAACGCGCGAGCTGCGCGCCGTGGCCGCCGTCGGCCAGTCGCAGCAGCAGGAAGCCCTCAAGGCCGCCACCGACCGCCTCGGCGCCGAGAAGGCCCGCATCGCCGTGCAAGGCGACCGCGCCACGCTCACGCTCACCGGTGTCACCGGCGAGCAGCTGCGCGCCTGGCTCGGCGAGGTGCGCAGCGGCGCCCGCGTGCGTCCCGTCGAAACCCAATTGAGCCGGGGTCCCACCGGCTACACCGGTACCGTGATCGTGGCCCTCGGAGGGGGCGTCTGA
- the gspL gene encoding type II secretion system protein GspL: MSTLVVQIPPRLRLQGHTADAADPEARSATEYRYALSPDGLLLSGQGQCPAKQLPKASTVVAVLADTDVSWHRITLPKAPAARLQAALVGVLEDALLEEPESVHLAVAPMASAGQPTWVAATDRAWLAGELAFLEKSQVFVDRVVPSSWPDDPPTGHFFETSGEAPAGDDTSAQSLSLSWAHPDGVIVVNLKGTLGRALLPSPLPENARFSATPSAAAAAEKWLGSPPVVMPEAQRLLLSARSLWNLRQFLLARKNRGSRAVRDVWRQFLRPDWRPLRYGLIALVAVQVIGLNLWASLQRSAIQQKKVAMEQVLRTAHPQLQGGILDAPAQMRRETDTLRAAAGRPGETDLEPMLAAAASAWPPDRPPVENLKYEPGRLTLSAQGWNPDQITQFVNQLRPSGWAVEITNGTLTLSRAPVGGLQ; this comes from the coding sequence ATGAGCACTCTTGTCGTCCAGATCCCGCCCCGGCTGCGCCTCCAAGGCCACACCGCGGACGCGGCCGACCCGGAAGCGCGCAGCGCTACCGAGTACCGCTACGCCCTGAGTCCTGACGGCCTGCTGCTGAGCGGCCAGGGGCAGTGCCCTGCGAAGCAGTTGCCGAAGGCCTCCACCGTCGTGGCCGTGCTCGCCGACACCGACGTGAGCTGGCACCGCATCACGCTGCCCAAGGCGCCGGCCGCGCGGCTGCAGGCCGCACTCGTGGGTGTGCTGGAAGACGCGCTGCTGGAAGAGCCCGAGTCCGTCCACCTGGCCGTCGCGCCCATGGCGAGCGCCGGGCAGCCCACGTGGGTGGCCGCCACCGACCGTGCGTGGCTCGCCGGCGAACTCGCGTTCCTCGAGAAATCGCAGGTCTTCGTCGACCGCGTCGTGCCCTCGTCGTGGCCCGACGATCCGCCCACCGGCCACTTCTTCGAGACCTCCGGCGAAGCCCCCGCGGGCGACGACACTTCGGCACAGTCCCTCTCGCTCAGCTGGGCGCACCCCGACGGCGTCATCGTGGTCAACCTCAAGGGCACCCTCGGCCGCGCGCTGCTGCCGTCGCCGCTGCCCGAGAACGCCCGCTTCAGCGCCACGCCGTCCGCCGCCGCCGCGGCGGAGAAATGGCTGGGCTCGCCGCCGGTCGTGATGCCCGAGGCCCAGCGCCTGCTGCTGTCGGCCCGGTCGCTCTGGAACCTGCGCCAGTTCCTGCTGGCCCGCAAGAACCGGGGTTCCCGCGCGGTGCGCGACGTCTGGCGGCAGTTCCTGCGCCCCGACTGGCGTCCGCTGCGGTACGGGCTCATCGCCCTCGTCGCGGTGCAGGTCATCGGCCTGAACCTGTGGGCGTCGCTGCAGCGCAGCGCGATCCAGCAGAAGAAGGTCGCGATGGAGCAGGTGCTGCGCACGGCCCATCCGCAGCTGCAGGGCGGCATCCTCGACGCCCCCGCGCAGATGCGCCGCGAGACCGACACGCTGCGCGCCGCCGCCGGCCGCCCCGGTGAAACCGACCTCGAACCCATGCTGGCCGCCGCCGCGTCCGCGTGGCCGCCCGACCGCCCGCCGGTCGAGAACCTCAAGTACGAACCGGGCCGCCTCACGCTCTCCGCCCAGGGCTGGAACCCGGACCAGATCACCCAGTTCGTCAACCAGCTGCGCCCGAGCGGCTGGGCCGTCGAAATCACGAACGGCACGCTCACGCTGAGCCGTGCCCCCGTCGGAGGCCTGCAATGA
- the gspK gene encoding type II secretion system minor pseudopilin GspK has protein sequence MTRPAVPPRQRGAALLMALIIVTVVSTLAVSMVWQQWRAVQIETAERSRQQSAWMLGGAMGWTRDILRGDIRADRGNKGKASDNLGEAWAAPLAEARISTFLAADKENTDDAPEAFLSGHIEDAQAKFNLLGLVQAGGIQSSTGGTGGAAAGSGSGGSGNPGTASVGAQPRVAQVEAFKRLCALLNLNPTVPQTIVQGLLEATPPFTTNSASRPLMPQRLDQLQWFGLDANTIKALAPYVILIRDPDDTRKEIPVNVNTASREVIAAALNLNLATAETLVQARKSNAFSADNPHTKYLPATTPAQGAAPLPQVAWQSSYFVVNGRLRLESQVLEQRSLLRRQSGAPPKVEILSSEWVNSSDPG, from the coding sequence ATGACGAGACCTGCCGTTCCCCCCCGCCAGCGCGGCGCCGCGCTGCTGATGGCCCTGATCATCGTCACCGTGGTGTCCACCCTCGCGGTGTCGATGGTGTGGCAACAGTGGCGCGCGGTGCAGATCGAGACCGCCGAACGCAGCCGCCAGCAGTCGGCGTGGATGCTCGGCGGCGCGATGGGCTGGACCCGCGACATCCTGCGTGGCGACATCCGCGCCGACCGCGGCAACAAGGGCAAGGCGTCCGACAACCTCGGCGAAGCCTGGGCCGCGCCGCTGGCCGAAGCCCGCATCTCCACGTTCCTCGCCGCGGACAAGGAGAACACCGACGACGCGCCGGAGGCGTTCCTGTCCGGCCACATCGAGGACGCCCAGGCGAAGTTCAACCTGCTGGGCCTGGTCCAGGCGGGCGGAATACAGAGCAGCACGGGTGGAACCGGTGGCGCGGCCGCGGGCAGCGGCAGCGGCGGCAGCGGGAACCCCGGCACCGCCAGCGTCGGCGCGCAGCCGCGCGTGGCCCAGGTCGAGGCCTTCAAGCGCCTGTGCGCGCTGCTCAACCTCAACCCCACGGTGCCGCAGACCATCGTGCAGGGACTGCTCGAGGCCACGCCGCCGTTCACCACGAACTCGGCCAGCCGGCCGCTGATGCCGCAGCGCCTCGACCAGCTCCAGTGGTTCGGCCTCGACGCCAACACCATCAAGGCCCTGGCGCCCTACGTCATCCTGATCCGCGACCCGGACGACACCCGCAAGGAGATCCCGGTCAACGTCAACACCGCGTCGCGCGAAGTGATTGCCGCCGCGCTGAACCTCAACCTGGCCACGGCCGAGACGCTGGTGCAGGCCCGCAAGAGCAACGCCTTCAGCGCCGACAACCCGCACACCAAGTACCTGCCCGCCACCACACCCGCCCAGGGCGCGGCACCGCTGCCACAGGTGGCCTGGCAGAGCAGCTATTTCGTGGTCAACGGTCGCCTGCGCCTCGAGAGCCAGGTGCTGGAGCAGCGTTCGCTGCTCCGCCGCCAGTCGGGTGCCCCGCCGAAAGTCGAGATCCTTTCTTCCGAATGGGTCAATTCGAGTGATCCCGGATGA
- a CDS encoding PulJ/GspJ family protein: protein MARRSLPARGFTLVEVLIAMSIMAIVAVMSWQGVDGIVRARDVTQGKVDQVLRASTVIAQWEQDLGAIQNTEAETNIPALRFDGARAFMTRRTDRGLQVVVWARREGAWFRWASPASTTVQGLVDAWNSSQQLMGNEAGQLKTVSGLTDWQVYYVAPGAQTWSNAQSSTSSGQTAGGAGTGNPVTQLPVAVRIVLTFDGSSGLTGTITRDIALDAT, encoded by the coding sequence ATGGCGCGCCGCTCCCTTCCCGCCCGCGGCTTCACGCTCGTCGAGGTGCTGATCGCCATGTCCATCATGGCCATCGTCGCGGTGATGTCGTGGCAGGGCGTCGATGGCATCGTGCGCGCCCGCGACGTCACGCAGGGCAAGGTCGACCAGGTGCTGCGCGCGAGCACGGTGATCGCGCAATGGGAACAGGACCTCGGCGCCATCCAGAACACCGAGGCCGAGACCAACATCCCCGCCCTGCGCTTCGACGGCGCGCGCGCCTTCATGACCCGGCGCACCGACCGCGGCCTGCAGGTCGTCGTGTGGGCGCGCCGCGAAGGTGCATGGTTCCGATGGGCCAGCCCGGCCAGCACCACCGTGCAGGGCCTGGTCGACGCATGGAACTCGAGCCAGCAGCTGATGGGCAACGAGGCAGGGCAGCTCAAGACCGTCTCCGGCCTCACCGACTGGCAGGTGTACTACGTGGCCCCCGGCGCGCAGACCTGGTCCAACGCGCAGTCGAGCACCAGCAGCGGCCAGACCGCCGGCGGCGCCGGCACCGGCAACCCGGTCACGCAGCTGCCCGTCGCCGTGCGCATCGTGCTGACCTTCGACGGCAGCAGCGGCCTCACCGGCACCATCACCCGCGACATCGCGCTGGACGCCACATGA
- the gspI gene encoding type II secretion system minor pseudopilin GspI: MTHRPARGFTLVEVLVALTVVAIAIGAGIKAAGALTMNAQRLQDVTAAQWCAENQFVWQKVTQNYPAVGDSDFTCEQFGLNFTGKLIVRPTLNPSFRRADAQVFNEAGEPMLTLSTVLGRN; encoded by the coding sequence ATGACACACCGCCCCGCGCGCGGCTTCACGCTGGTCGAGGTGCTCGTGGCCCTGACCGTCGTCGCCATCGCGATCGGCGCCGGCATCAAGGCTGCCGGCGCGCTGACCATGAACGCCCAGCGCCTGCAGGACGTGACGGCGGCCCAGTGGTGTGCCGAGAACCAGTTCGTGTGGCAGAAGGTCACGCAGAACTACCCGGCCGTCGGCGACTCCGACTTCACGTGCGAGCAGTTCGGCCTGAACTTCACCGGCAAGCTGATCGTGCGTCCCACGCTCAACCCGTCGTTCCGCCGCGCCGACGCGCAAGTATTCAACGAGGCCGGCGAACCCATGCTGACCCTGTCCACCGTGCTCGGGAGGAACTGA
- a CDS encoding pilus assembly FimT family protein translates to MRSGARGFTLIELMLVVVLIAVASSLATFAIRDPSSTQLENEAARLASLLEAARAQSRATGIAVRWEPRPVSPDTEGFRFVGLTPGNELPRRWLGEGVSAEIVGQPALMLGPEPIIGRQRLVLRLNDQRLTLATDGLSPFTVVAEETPQ, encoded by the coding sequence TTGAGGTCCGGTGCCCGCGGCTTCACGCTGATCGAGCTGATGCTCGTGGTGGTGTTGATCGCGGTCGCCTCCAGCCTCGCCACCTTCGCGATCCGCGACCCCTCCAGCACCCAGCTCGAGAACGAAGCCGCCCGCCTCGCCTCGCTGCTCGAGGCCGCGCGGGCGCAGTCGCGTGCCACCGGCATCGCCGTGCGCTGGGAGCCGCGCCCGGTCTCGCCGGACACCGAAGGCTTCCGCTTCGTGGGCCTCACGCCCGGCAACGAACTGCCGAGGCGCTGGCTCGGCGAAGGCGTCTCCGCCGAGATCGTCGGCCAGCCCGCGCTGATGCTGGGCCCCGAGCCCATCATCGGCCGCCAGCGGCTGGTGCTGCGCCTCAACGACCAGCGCCTCACGCTCGCCACCGACGGCCTGTCCCCCTTCACGGTGGTGGCCGAGGAGACGCCCCAATGA
- the gspG gene encoding type II secretion system major pseudopilin GspG: MKSLSLASRRSAPRTTRGFTLIELMVVLVIIGVLGALIVPNVLDRAAGARVTAARTDVNNLVQALKLYKLDNQRYPSSEQGLRALVAKPTTGVIPPNWKPYLDKLPNDPWDHPYQYANPGVKGEIDVYSFGADGQIGGEGNDAEVGSWQ, translated from the coding sequence ATGAAATCCCTGTCCCTGGCTTCACGACGTTCCGCACCGCGCACCACGCGCGGCTTCACGCTGATCGAGCTGATGGTGGTGCTCGTGATCATCGGCGTGCTCGGCGCGCTGATCGTGCCCAACGTGCTCGACCGTGCCGCCGGCGCGCGGGTCACCGCCGCCCGCACCGACGTCAACAACCTCGTGCAGGCCCTGAAGCTCTACAAGCTCGACAACCAGCGCTACCCGTCGAGCGAACAGGGCCTGCGTGCGCTGGTCGCCAAGCCCACCACCGGCGTCATCCCGCCGAACTGGAAGCCCTACCTCGACAAGCTCCCGAACGACCCGTGGGACCACCCGTACCAGTACGCCAACCCGGGCGTGAAAGGCGAGATCGATGTCTACAGCTTCGGAGCCGACGGCCAGATCGGTGGCGAGGGCAACGACGCCGAAGTCGGTTCCTGGCAATAA
- a CDS encoding nicotinate-nucleotide--dimethylbenzimidazole phosphoribosyltransferase translates to MSANRSLISPTTNSLLEQALRDKLKRRSETTGKLGELEPLAVRIGLIQNTLKPRFDQPQLAVFASDHGLAVDGVCASSANQPSTAALVQSLLTSQLPVSVFARIQGMGLNVVDCGVAESVLPHPRLMARKIAHGTRNLRVANAMSLEQAHAAIRAGMEIADALPGNVLACAGVGIGAHESAALVMSGLSGDPVRELVLPGPGMPSEAESLLMMVMQTAQGRHGQLNDAVEVLAAVGGFEIAMMVGVMLVAASKRHLIMIDGMPACAALMVASRIAPTVTDYCVFCRSHSHPGLTQALSLFQAMALLELGMESTDGTGATLAYPLVRSAAALLTEVAEGEDPGPSLPAEMNGGGRSSRFG, encoded by the coding sequence ATGTCCGCCAACCGTTCGCTGATCAGCCCCACCACCAACTCGCTGCTCGAGCAGGCCCTCCGGGACAAGCTCAAGCGACGCAGCGAAACCACCGGCAAGCTCGGCGAACTCGAGCCGCTCGCGGTGCGCATCGGGCTGATCCAGAACACCCTCAAGCCCCGCTTCGACCAGCCGCAGCTCGCGGTGTTCGCGTCCGACCACGGGCTGGCCGTCGACGGCGTCTGCGCCAGCAGCGCGAACCAGCCGTCCACCGCGGCGCTCGTGCAGAGCCTGCTGACGTCGCAACTGCCGGTCTCGGTGTTCGCCCGCATCCAGGGCATGGGCCTGAACGTCGTCGACTGCGGCGTCGCCGAGTCCGTGCTGCCCCACCCGCGCCTGATGGCGCGCAAGATCGCCCACGGCACGCGCAACCTGCGCGTGGCCAACGCCATGTCGCTCGAACAGGCCCACGCGGCCATCCGCGCCGGCATGGAGATCGCCGACGCGCTGCCGGGCAACGTGCTCGCGTGCGCGGGCGTGGGCATCGGCGCCCATGAAAGCGCGGCGCTCGTCATGTCGGGCCTGTCCGGCGACCCGGTGCGCGAGCTCGTGCTGCCCGGCCCCGGCATGCCGTCCGAGGCCGAATCGCTGCTGATGATGGTGATGCAGACCGCCCAGGGCCGCCACGGCCAGCTGAACGACGCGGTCGAGGTGCTCGCTGCCGTCGGCGGCTTCGAGATCGCGATGATGGTGGGCGTGATGCTCGTGGCCGCGAGCAAGCGGCACCTGATCATGATCGACGGCATGCCCGCCTGCGCCGCGCTGATGGTGGCGTCGCGCATCGCCCCCACCGTGACCGACTACTGCGTGTTCTGCCGCAGCCACAGCCACCCGGGCCTCACGCAGGCGCTGTCGCTGTTCCAGGCCATGGCCCTGCTCGAACTGGGCATGGAAAGCACCGACGGCACCGGCGCCACGCTCGCCTACCCGCTCGTGCGCAGCGCCGCGGCGCTGCTCACCGAAGTGGCGGAAGGGGAAGACCCGGGGCCGTCGCTGCCCGCGGAGATGAACGGCGGGGGCCGGTCCAGCCGCTTCGGCTGA